TGGCACCGTGAAGTGGTTCAACGCGGAAAAGGGCTTCGGCTTCATCGAGCAGGACGGCGGCGGCGCTGACGTGTTCGCCCACTACTCGAACATCGCCACCTCCGGCTTCCGCGAGCTTCAGGAAGGCCAGAAGGTTACCTTCGACGTCACGCAGGGCCAGAAGGGCCCGCAGGCCGAGAACATCGTTCCCGCCTGACGCTGACGCGTTCCAATGTGGCTGGGGCCCGCGCTCTTGGGGTGCGGGTCCCAGCTCATTGCTATCCCCGCGTTCCCGGAGTACCCGTTGTTCCCGGAGTACCCGGAGTTCCCGGATTATTGACGCCCCGGCTTCAGCGCCGAGCGGCCTTTCGCATTCCCTCGGCTCATTCTTGTGAATCCGCGCGCGGCTCGTCATCGCTCGGTCGGACTTCCTCGATACGCCGTATCGAGGAAGGTTCCTCAATGAACCGCACCCGTAGTACCGGCAGCAGCTCAGGTCGCTTCCGTACCGGTAGAAACTCCACCCGCTCGGCAGGCAGCGCTCGCGGCAGCCGTTCGCGCGCGCAGGAGACCGGTCGGCAGAGCCCTCGCGCGCGCTCCGCCGCACGGCCGCAGGAGTTCACCCTGCCGGTCACCCTCACCGAGCCGCTCCCGGCGGTCGAGACGTTCGCCGAACTGGCGCTGCCCGACCGTCTGCTGGCCGCGCTCGGCGCCGAGGGCGTGACCGTGCCCTTCCCGATCCAGGCGGCCACGCTGCCGAACGCGCTCGCTGGGCGGGACGTGCTCGGCCGAGGGCGCACCGGTTCGGGCAAGACGCTCGCCTTCGGCCTGCCCGTGCTGGCCCGGCTCGAGGGACAGCGGGCCCAGCCCCGACAGCCGCTCGCCCTCGTCCTCGTACCCACCCGGGAACTGGCCCAGCAGGTCACCGACGCGCTCACCCCCTACGCCCGCGCCCTGCGCCTGCGCCTCGCCACCGTGGTGGGCGGCATGGCGATCGGCCGCCAGGCGAGTGCGCTGCGCGGCGGCGCCGAGGTCGTCGTGGCGACGCCCGGCCGCCTCAAGGACCTCATCGAACGGGGCGACTGCCGGCTGGACCAGGTTGTCGTCACCGTCCTGGACGAGGCCGACCAGATGGCCGACATGGGCTTCATGCCGCAGGTCACCGCGCTGCTCGACCAAGTCGGTCCCGACGGCCAGCGGTTGCTGTTCTCGGCCACCCTGGACCGCAACATCGACCTCCTGGTACGCCGCTACCTCCACGACCCCGTGGTCCACTCGGTCGACCCGTCCGCCGGCGCCGTCAGCACCATGGAGCACCATCTGCTGCACGTGCACGACGACGACAAGCACGCCACCGCGACCGAGATCGCCGCCCGTGACGGACGGGTGATCATGTTCCTGGACACCAAGCACGCGGCCGACCGGCTGGCCAAGCACCTGCTGTCCGTCGGCGTGCGCGCCTCGGCCCTGCACGGCGGCAAGTCCCAGCCGCAGCGCAACCGGACGCTCGCCCGGTTCAAGGACGGCCACGTCACGGTCCTGGTGGCCACCAACGTCGCCGCCCGCGGGATCCACGTCGACGACCTCGACCTCGTCGTGAACGTCGACCCTCCCGGCGACCACAAGGACTACCTGCACCGCGGCGGCCGTACCGCACGTGCCGGCGAGTCCGGCACCGTCGTCACCCTCGTCCTGCCGCACCAGCGGCGCGCGATGGACCGTCTGATGGCCGACGCCGGCATCACGCCGCGTTCCGCCCGGGTCCGCCCCGGCGAGGCCGAACTGCAGCGCATCACCGGCGCCCGTACCCCCTCCGGTGTGCCCGTCACCCTCCCCGCACCGGTCCCGGAGCAGAGCGAGCGCCCGAAGTCCGCCGGCCGCGGGCGCAGGGGACAGGCCGCCGGCCGCGGTGAAGGCGGGCGGGGCGCCGGCCGCGGTGAAGGCGGGCGGGGCGCCGGCCGTGGCGGTAGCGGGCGGGGCGCCGGCCGGCCCCGTCGCTCCGCGCCGAGGAACAACCCATAGCCAAGGCACCGGGACTCAACTCCCGGCGGTCGGGGCGAGCCCTCGCCCGTCCTGCCCGCCCCGACGAAGAGGAGAAGCCCTTGACGCCGACCGCTGCGCACACACGGCGGGCCCGCACCGCCGACGGCACCGGCCTGACCGCCAGTGACGCCATGCACGCGCCCGGACCCCACGTAGACGACCACATGACCGTCGACGTGGCCCTGTCCATGCTGATCAGCGCCCGCGTCCCGCACCTGCTCCTCCAGGACGAGGACGGGCGGTGCACGGGCCTGGTCACCCGGGCCCAGCTCGCCGCGCACCGCGGTGGTGGCTCGTGGTACAGCGACCGGACGCGGCTGCGGGACATCCCGCTCGACCGCGGACCGTTCACCTCGTCCGTGGCCGTACTCAGCGAGGCGGACGCCGCCATGCGGGTGCGGACCCTGGATGTGTCACCCGTGATCGACGAGCACGGCTACGCCCTGGGCGTCCTCGCTCGGATCTGCTGACCGCCTTCGCGCGGTCGACCCCTACGGCGTTTCTCGCCCAACTCTGTGGAGGCAACCATGCGTTGTGTCATCGCCCGTTTCCCCTTCGACCTGACCAAGAGCGAGGTCGAGCACTCGATGAGCGGCGTGACGCCCGAACCCGTCACCGGCGTGGCCGTGACCATCGAGCAGCGCGTCTACCCCGTGATGCAGGTCGGCGAAGTGATCACCAGGCAGAACCGCCGCGACTTCACCACGGGTGAGATGCGCCGCGCACTGACCCGCCTCGGCTTCACCTGCCACGACGCGGCTCCCGCCAGGCCGGCCCAGGCCGCGCAGGCTGACGAAGGTGCGCTCGGCTGGTGACGTCTGGGGTCCCGACCCGCCGCGGGACCCGTGGTCGGGCTAGGCTCCTGAGACATGACGCACCCTGACGACCTGCTCGTCTCGATCGCCGCGATGGTGGAGTCGCGGCACAGCAGCCAGATGTCCCTGACCGTGGTGATCCCGGGAGCCGTCATCACGGGACGGCTGGCCCCGGAAGCTCTGTGGAAGGAGCGGGTGGCCGAAGTCCTGCGGGACTCAGCGCACCTGGGGCAGTTCGCCGCCGCGTTCACCTCGCACCAGGCAGGCGGCGACCGCCCGCCGGAGCACGACAGCCGGCCCACCCACCTGCACTTCCACGTCGCCCGGATTCTCCAGGGCAGCTTCGGCATCCCCGACACGGGTGGCATGTACCGCGTCGCGCTGGAGGACGTGAGCGCCTGGACCATCGGGGACATCGGCTATTCGGACCAGTAAGAGCCTGTGAAGAAGCCCCCGGCCCCTCCCCGCTGTATGCGGGAAGGAGCCGGGGGCTGACGCGCTACTCGGTTCGCGTGGCGTCGTCACCCGTCACGTCGGTCACCGTCCAGCGCTGGTTGGCGCCTGAGTTCGCGAGCCATACGCCGACGGAGGCGCCGTCGCTCGTGGACTGGCCGGAGACGTCCGCGAGGCGGCCGGTGGCGGCGTTGACGAGGGTCCAGGTGCCGTCCCCGGTCGACGACATGATCCACTGGGCGGCGCTGTCGCGGGTGTCCTCGTCGGGCTCGGCCACCAGGGCGCCGTCGCGCACGGCCAGGCGCTTGCCCGCGGTCGCCTCGGTGAAGGCGTACCGCTTGCGGTTGTCGGTGCCGCTGATCTGCTCCAGCCGCCACTGCTGACCGCTGGGGTCGGCGGCGTCGGCGGTCTTGATGACCAGGCCGGTGCCGTTGTCGGCGATGGTGAGGTCCTTGCCGCTCTGGACGCCGGTCAGCCGGTAGGTGTGACCGGCGCGCAGCTCGGCCGCGTCCTTCGCGACGCCGGACACGCCCTTGACGAGGAACGACGTCACGGACTGGGCGGGCACGGTGAGCGTGGCCTGCTTGCCGGTGACCCGGACCGCCTGCTGCCGCTCCAGCTTGCCGTCGGCGCTGGTCACCACCGGGGTGACGGTGGCGCGGGAGGAGATACGGCCGAACTTCGACAGGTCGAGGGTGACCTCGCGCGCCTCGGTGGTGCTGTTGACGTGGACGACGGTCGCCGCGTCGCCCTTCTTGGCGATCGCCGCGGTGCTGGAGGTGTCGTTCGTCTTGATCAGCCGGTCGCCGGGCTTGATGTAGTGGGTGAAGTTACGGGCCGTGTCGAACTTGGTGTTGGTGTAGATCGGGCAGGACTCCAGGGTGTCCTTCGAGGTGCAGCTGAACGACAGCTGGATCTCGCCCCAGTTGCCGCCCTTCGCGGACTCGCCGCCCGGCTTCATGTTGTCGTAGTCCTCGACGGGCTGCCAGAACACCCAGGCGCGGGGCTCCAGTTCGCGCAGGTCGTCGACGATGCGCTGGGCGAGGCCGAGGCCGGGCCGCATGTCGGTGAAGCTCTGGCCGTCGCCCCAGTCGCCCTCGACCTCGCTCATCCACAGCGGCTTGTCGGCGGCCTTGGCCAGGTCGCGCACGGTGGTGCGCTGGCCGGTGCCGTAGGTGTGGACGTTCATCTGGCCGACGAGGTCGCGGACCTCCTGGGGGTAGGAGTTCCAGTTGGTGGCGAACGTACCGGGGTTGGTCTCGTCCATCGCGGAGATCTCCGCGCCGCTCTTGGACTGCTCCAGGGTCGGGGCCAGCGCGCGCAGTACCTTCTGCTGGAGTTCGGGGCCCATGTGGGCGCCCTCCTGACGGCCGCCGACGGGCTCGCCGTCCGCGCCGAGCTTGGTGCCCCAGTAGTTGGTGTTCGGCTCGTTGAACGGGTCCAGGGTGTCGACCTTGATGCCGTGCGCCTTCTCCAGGCGTTCGGTGGCACCCACCAGGTACTTGGCGAAGTCGTCGACGGACTCGGTCTTGAGCTGGTCCTTGCCCGCGTCGAAG
Above is a window of Streptomyces sp. DT2A-34 DNA encoding:
- a CDS encoding CBS domain-containing protein; its protein translation is MHAPGPHVDDHMTVDVALSMLISARVPHLLLQDEDGRCTGLVTRAQLAAHRGGGSWYSDRTRLRDIPLDRGPFTSSVAVLSEADAAMRVRTLDVSPVIDEHGYALGVLARIC
- a CDS encoding glycoside hydrolase, with product MTLHTARREHAPDAAPSSAEIHQKGPKRSLLGIGVTALATGTVLAATALPAAHADTTATAAVTVQPDPSYKHEKFEGWGTSLVWFANATGDYPPAVREKLAKLLFGDDGLALNIARYNIGGGNAPDVKDYLRAGGAVEGWWKAPAGTTREDVDWWDADDPADWNDKADKTQRWWVDRIKKDITHWETFSNSPPWFMTESGYVSGNFDAGKDQLKTESVDDFAKYLVGATERLEKAHGIKVDTLDPFNEPNTNYWGTKLGADGEPVGGRQEGAHMGPELQQKVLRALAPTLEQSKSGAEISAMDETNPGTFATNWNSYPQEVRDLVGQMNVHTYGTGQRTTVRDLAKAADKPLWMSEVEGDWGDGQSFTDMRPGLGLAQRIVDDLRELEPRAWVFWQPVEDYDNMKPGGESAKGGNWGEIQLSFSCTSKDTLESCPIYTNTKFDTARNFTHYIKPGDRLIKTNDTSSTAAIAKKGDAATVVHVNSTTEAREVTLDLSKFGRISSRATVTPVVTSADGKLERQQAVRVTGKQATLTVPAQSVTSFLVKGVSGVAKDAAELRAGHTYRLTGVQSGKDLTIADNGTGLVIKTADAADPSGQQWRLEQISGTDNRKRYAFTEATAGKRLAVRDGALVAEPDEDTRDSAAQWIMSSTGDGTWTLVNAATGRLADVSGQSTSDGASVGVWLANSGANQRWTVTDVTGDDATRTE
- a CDS encoding DEAD/DEAH box helicase, with protein sequence MNRTRSTGSSSGRFRTGRNSTRSAGSARGSRSRAQETGRQSPRARSAARPQEFTLPVTLTEPLPAVETFAELALPDRLLAALGAEGVTVPFPIQAATLPNALAGRDVLGRGRTGSGKTLAFGLPVLARLEGQRAQPRQPLALVLVPTRELAQQVTDALTPYARALRLRLATVVGGMAIGRQASALRGGAEVVVATPGRLKDLIERGDCRLDQVVVTVLDEADQMADMGFMPQVTALLDQVGPDGQRLLFSATLDRNIDLLVRRYLHDPVVHSVDPSAGAVSTMEHHLLHVHDDDKHATATEIAARDGRVIMFLDTKHAADRLAKHLLSVGVRASALHGGKSQPQRNRTLARFKDGHVTVLVATNVAARGIHVDDLDLVVNVDPPGDHKDYLHRGGRTARAGESGTVVTLVLPHQRRAMDRLMADAGITPRSARVRPGEAELQRITGARTPSGVPVTLPAPVPEQSERPKSAGRGRRGQAAGRGEGGRGAGRGEGGRGAGRGGSGRGAGRPRRSAPRNNP
- a CDS encoding cold-shock protein, coding for MASGTVKWFNAEKGFGFIEQDGGGADVFAHYSNIATSGFRELQEGQKVTFDVTQGQKGPQAENIVPA
- a CDS encoding SCO5918 family protein, with the protein product MRCVIARFPFDLTKSEVEHSMSGVTPEPVTGVAVTIEQRVYPVMQVGEVITRQNRRDFTTGEMRRALTRLGFTCHDAAPARPAQAAQADEGALGW